One Natronolimnobius sp. AArcel1 genomic region harbors:
- a CDS encoding MFS transporter, which translates to MLGHASVHWFELAIPLLLVVWLDVFEVSVALIGFIVALGYAPFGLGALPAGVLVDRYGPKRLILCCLAGMSVAFITLAFATSIYAIAVSLLLWGLLASIYHPAGLALISTGVDERGTVFAWHGIAGNLGIALGPFATATLLLVFDWRLVAIALAVPGLLATLYGLRAEFDPTAALEADSTTASSATHETDSPAASSLFESSRTLFASSFVLVFAIVTCVGLYYRGVLTYLPELLNGLPALAAVDPPGELAELSLGDYFYVWVLVAGMGGQYVAGRLTDRIAVSRGVAIVFVVLAVLAVAFLPVSGSGVWLIVLYCGVLGFALFAIEPFYQEAVAVYTPAETRGLSYGYTYLGMFGLGSASIAVGGVLLESVSVRALFGLLAVYALVGAIIAVRLVRRPVVTTATASPNSPDESD; encoded by the coding sequence ATGCTCGGTCATGCGAGCGTGCACTGGTTCGAACTGGCGATTCCCCTTTTGCTGGTCGTCTGGCTCGATGTCTTCGAAGTGAGCGTTGCCCTCATCGGATTCATCGTCGCGCTTGGCTACGCCCCGTTTGGACTCGGCGCGTTACCGGCGGGCGTACTCGTCGATCGCTACGGCCCAAAACGGCTGATTCTGTGTTGTCTTGCTGGTATGAGCGTCGCGTTCATCACGCTCGCGTTTGCGACGTCGATCTATGCCATTGCGGTGAGTCTCCTTCTGTGGGGACTGCTCGCCAGCATCTATCATCCGGCCGGGTTGGCCCTCATCAGCACAGGCGTCGACGAACGTGGCACCGTCTTCGCCTGGCACGGCATCGCGGGGAATCTCGGCATCGCACTCGGGCCGTTCGCAACCGCGACCCTGTTGCTCGTTTTCGACTGGCGACTCGTTGCCATTGCACTCGCCGTCCCCGGATTGCTCGCGACGCTGTATGGCCTTCGAGCCGAGTTCGATCCGACCGCCGCCCTCGAGGCCGATTCGACAACTGCCTCGAGTGCAACACACGAAACGGACTCTCCGGCTGCATCGTCACTGTTTGAGAGTTCGCGAACGCTGTTTGCCAGTTCGTTCGTCCTTGTGTTCGCGATCGTCACCTGTGTTGGCCTCTACTACCGCGGCGTACTCACGTATCTCCCGGAACTACTCAACGGACTGCCGGCGCTGGCTGCCGTCGACCCACCGGGTGAACTGGCGGAGCTCTCGCTTGGCGACTATTTCTACGTCTGGGTGCTCGTCGCGGGCATGGGCGGACAGTACGTTGCCGGGCGACTGACCGATCGGATTGCCGTCTCGAGGGGCGTCGCGATCGTTTTCGTGGTGTTGGCAGTCCTTGCAGTGGCGTTTCTTCCGGTTTCTGGCAGTGGTGTGTGGCTGATCGTGCTTTACTGTGGTGTGCTCGGGTTCGCATTGTTTGCGATTGAGCCGTTCTATCAGGAAGCCGTCGCAGTCTATACGCCCGCAGAGACGCGTGGGCTCTCCTACGGCTATACGTACCTCGGGATGTTTGGGCTGGGGTCCGCGAGCATCGCCGTCGGTGGCGTCCTCCTCGAGTCGGTCTCTGTGCGGGCGCTGTTTGGATTGCTGGCAGTCTACGCACTAGTTGGTGCGATTATCGCGGTTCGACTGGTTC
- the bcp gene encoding thioredoxin-dependent thiol peroxidase, whose protein sequence is MLDIGDDAPAFELRNQHGETIRRSDFDGQRLIVYFYPRANTDGCTTEACEFDEALAQFDAQDVAVVGISDDPVSDLESFADAYDLSFDLLSDEDGAVSTAYDSYGEKQMFGNTFDGVFRNTYVVDPDGQIEAVYENVSPEGHADAVLSALESA, encoded by the coding sequence ATGCTCGATATCGGCGATGATGCCCCCGCGTTTGAACTTCGTAACCAGCATGGCGAGACGATTCGACGGTCCGATTTCGATGGACAGCGACTCATCGTTTACTTCTACCCGCGGGCGAACACCGACGGCTGCACCACCGAAGCCTGTGAGTTCGACGAGGCGCTGGCACAGTTCGACGCACAGGACGTCGCAGTGGTCGGCATCAGTGATGATCCAGTGTCGGACCTCGAGTCGTTCGCCGATGCGTACGACCTCTCGTTCGACCTGCTTTCGGACGAGGACGGCGCGGTTTCGACGGCGTATGACTCTTATGGCGAAAAACAGATGTTTGGAAACACCTTCGATGGCGTCTTTCGCAACACCTACGTCGTCGACCCCGACGGCCAGATCGAAGCCGTCTACGAGAATGTCTCGCCGGAGGGCCACGCCGATGCGGTCTTGTCGGCACTCGAGTCGGCGTAA
- the priS gene encoding DNA primase small subunit PriS: MEERTRAYLRGRFRDHYRRTEITPPPAANEREWGFIPWTEGPDTTMVRHRSLLELGDLSEFLVRKRPRHVYFSAGRFRDPGASSMHAKDWQSADLVFDLDADHLPNVTLGEDSYAEMLATCKDALMRLLEFLEDDFAFEDLQIVFSGGRGYHVHVRDTNILELDREHRREIVDYVRGIGLEYEELIDTETVAGLGRKTPTERRTLQIEGGWGKRTHEHFMTFVDDLLAMDEDDALERLQEFDGIGEGKATATLNAARNNRDGLESGNVTVHTAVSQLAERFTKTAVKRDNAPIDEPVTTDTNRLIRLPGSLHGGSGLKTVRLERDEIAAFDPLVDAVPETFRGQEIAVDVTRGGEVELGGDSFTIAEGDQSLPEYVAVFLMARGRAEKEKE, from the coding sequence ATGGAGGAGCGAACGCGAGCCTACCTGCGGGGGCGGTTTCGTGACCACTATCGTCGAACGGAGATCACGCCACCACCTGCAGCCAACGAACGCGAGTGGGGCTTTATCCCCTGGACCGAGGGACCAGACACGACCATGGTCCGTCACCGTTCGCTACTCGAGTTGGGCGACCTCTCGGAGTTTCTCGTCCGAAAACGACCACGTCACGTCTACTTCTCTGCGGGGCGCTTTCGCGACCCCGGCGCAAGTTCGATGCATGCCAAAGATTGGCAGTCCGCCGACCTCGTCTTCGACTTAGACGCCGATCACCTCCCGAACGTCACCCTCGGCGAAGACTCCTACGCCGAGATGCTTGCGACATGTAAGGACGCGCTCATGCGCTTGCTCGAGTTCCTCGAGGACGACTTTGCGTTCGAAGACTTACAGATCGTCTTCTCGGGCGGCCGCGGCTATCACGTCCACGTTCGCGATACGAACATTCTCGAACTCGACCGCGAGCACCGCCGCGAAATCGTCGACTACGTCCGTGGGATCGGCCTCGAGTACGAGGAGTTGATCGACACCGAAACCGTCGCCGGACTCGGCCGAAAAACGCCCACAGAGCGACGGACGCTACAGATCGAGGGCGGGTGGGGAAAGCGAACCCACGAGCACTTCATGACGTTCGTCGACGACCTGCTCGCGATGGACGAAGACGACGCCCTCGAGCGCTTACAGGAGTTCGACGGCATCGGCGAGGGGAAAGCCACGGCGACGCTCAACGCCGCCCGAAACAATCGCGACGGCCTCGAGTCGGGCAACGTCACCGTCCACACGGCTGTTTCCCAACTGGCCGAGCGATTCACGAAGACGGCTGTCAAACGGGATAACGCACCCATCGACGAGCCGGTTACGACCGATACGAACCGCCTCATCCGCCTGCCGGGTAGTCTCCACGGTGGCAGCGGCCTGAAAACGGTTCGCCTCGAGCGCGACGAAATTGCGGCGTTTGACCCGCTCGTTGATGCGGTTCCGGAGACGTTCCGGGGTCAGGAGATTGCCGTCGACGTGACCCGCGGCGGCGAGGTCGAACTCGGAGGAGATAGTTTTACAATCGCCGAGGGTGACCAGTCACTCCCAGAGTACGTTGCCGTCTTCTTGATGGCTCGCGGCAGGGCGGAGAAGGAAAAAGAATGA
- a CDS encoding N-acetyltransferase, whose translation MSVNIDSRVVAPGSDDFVDDAWDLKEQINRQEGVLKQRRDFFSDAYRRSTVHCYLQDSDLIGFAAVRRDGYILFLAVDPGYRGEGIGKRLVARVADDHDTITCHARTSNENALQFYEHLGFEIKRRIDNYYEDSGDAYYLKLGSDVGITDRLSDLIRR comes from the coding sequence GTGAGCGTCAATATCGACAGTCGCGTCGTCGCGCCGGGGAGCGACGACTTCGTCGACGATGCCTGGGACCTCAAAGAGCAGATCAACAGGCAAGAAGGCGTACTCAAACAGCGACGCGACTTCTTTTCCGATGCCTATCGACGCTCGACGGTTCATTGCTATCTGCAGGACAGTGATCTCATCGGATTTGCAGCCGTTCGACGCGACGGCTATATTCTCTTTCTGGCGGTCGACCCCGGCTACCGTGGGGAAGGAATCGGCAAACGCCTCGTTGCTCGCGTCGCCGATGATCACGACACGATCACCTGTCACGCCCGCACGAGCAACGAAAACGCACTCCAGTTTTACGAACACCTCGGGTTCGAGATTAAACGCCGCATCGACAACTACTACGAAGACAGCGGCGATGCCTACTACCTCAAACTCGGCTCTGATGTAGGAATTACGGACCGTCTCTCGGATCTTATCCGGCGATAG
- a CDS encoding archease, translating into MAYELRDHTADIAVAATGDSLEDVFAAVADGLAAASCDELVETGERFSLAVTAESREALLFDYLDELIYLRDVRLELPVSHRVDAIQHGSADEDDTTGEEWTLEASARGVPLSALDAREIKAVTYSEMELERVDEGDGWSAYVVFDV; encoded by the coding sequence ATGGCGTACGAACTCCGCGACCACACGGCAGACATCGCAGTCGCCGCAACCGGCGACTCACTCGAGGATGTCTTCGCGGCCGTTGCTGACGGGCTTGCAGCGGCCTCGTGTGACGAACTGGTCGAGACCGGTGAGCGATTCTCCCTCGCGGTCACCGCAGAGAGCCGCGAAGCCCTGCTGTTTGACTACCTCGACGAACTGATCTACCTGCGAGATGTCCGCCTCGAGTTGCCAGTGTCCCACCGTGTCGACGCCATCCAGCACGGTTCAGCCGACGAAGACGACACGACTGGCGAGGAGTGGACACTCGAGGCCAGTGCTCGTGGCGTCCCGCTGTCAGCACTCGACGCCCGCGAAATTAAGGCAGTAACGTACTCCGAAATGGAACTCGAGCGCGTCGATGAGGGCGATGGCTGGTCTGCCTACGTCGTCTTTGATGTCTAA
- a CDS encoding DoxX family protein → MVSLIALSSLLVATSPASAHEEYVVDDEQDVGLEEFLAEGLTDPFVVGPLLAGGLVVLAVIGGYLAVRPLQQDIAAFRFAMREYIEYVPWLLRISLGIPLIGAGFSGYFISPALEVDLRLLQVGLGFLLLFGLATRLVALGGLVTYLVGLAIWPTLLLQLEFIGGFAALALLGSGRPSADHVLQRVVGTRGTLYRKLDPVHDWADAFQSRIDPYERLLPTVVRLGLGATFIFLGVTQKILQPGLALAVVDRYDLTAVIPVAPELWVLGAGLAETALGIALILGFFTRASAATAITMFTLTLFALPDDPVLAHVALFGMASALLITGSGPYALDGKLERLETESEYVDATPTDASAD, encoded by the coding sequence ATTGTGAGCCTCATCGCCCTCTCGAGTCTGCTGGTCGCAACATCGCCCGCGAGCGCACACGAAGAATACGTCGTCGACGACGAACAGGATGTGGGCCTCGAGGAGTTTCTCGCCGAAGGGTTGACAGATCCGTTCGTCGTCGGGCCGCTGCTCGCCGGTGGACTCGTCGTCCTCGCCGTCATCGGCGGCTACCTCGCCGTTCGCCCACTCCAACAAGACATCGCCGCCTTTCGCTTTGCGATGCGAGAGTACATCGAGTACGTTCCCTGGTTGCTGCGCATTTCGCTTGGCATTCCCCTCATTGGGGCCGGCTTTAGCGGCTACTTCATCAGCCCCGCACTCGAGGTCGACCTTCGACTTCTGCAGGTCGGTCTCGGCTTTTTGCTGCTGTTCGGACTCGCGACGCGACTCGTTGCACTCGGTGGGTTGGTGACCTACCTCGTCGGGCTCGCCATCTGGCCGACGCTCTTGCTCCAACTCGAGTTCATCGGTGGATTCGCAGCACTCGCACTCCTTGGCAGCGGGCGGCCGAGTGCTGATCACGTCCTTCAGCGTGTCGTCGGAACGCGAGGGACACTGTACCGGAAACTGGACCCGGTTCACGACTGGGCGGACGCGTTTCAGTCTCGGATCGATCCCTACGAGCGCCTGCTCCCGACGGTCGTCCGACTCGGACTCGGTGCCACGTTCATCTTCCTCGGCGTGACCCAGAAGATCCTCCAGCCGGGACTCGCACTCGCTGTTGTCGACCGCTACGACCTGACTGCGGTGATTCCCGTCGCGCCAGAACTGTGGGTACTCGGCGCTGGACTTGCCGAAACGGCACTCGGCATCGCGCTTATCCTCGGCTTTTTCACCCGCGCAAGCGCGGCGACAGCCATTACGATGTTTACACTCACCCTCTTTGCACTGCCCGACGATCCTGTCCTCGCCCACGTCGCTCTCTTTGGAATGGCCTCTGCACTTCTGATCACCGGCAGTGGTCCCTACGCACTCGATGGCAAACTCGAGCGCCTCGAAACCGAGTCTGAATACGTGGATGCGACGCCGACGGACGCATCGGCCGACTGA
- a CDS encoding RtcB family protein gives MSNTFDADGITLEQVREFVWEVQEEGDMRVPARVLASEALLEEISDDKTLEQITNTTHLPGITNYAICMPDGHQGYGFPVGGVGALDAENGCISPGAVGYDINCGVRMMRTNLTYDDLQGREEELVDSLFANVPSGLGGGGIVEAGVDTVEEILERGVEWAVENGHGVEGDLLHCEDEGVRAEADASKISQKAKDRGKNQIGSLGSGNHFLEVQRVTDVFDDEVGEAFGLEEDQIVVLIHCGSRGLGHQTCNDYLRKIEQQHQGLLNQLPDKELAAAPAGSQLAEDYYAAMNAAINFAWVNRQLIMHRTREVFERVFDRSWEAMEMELLYDVAHNIAKKETHTVEGEERKLFVHRKGATRAFPAGHPEVPAAYRDVGQPVIIPGSMGAGSYVLRGGENSMDLTFGSTAHGAGRLMSRTQAKNEFWGGDVQDELEEQDQIYVKAQSGATVAEEAPGVYKDVDEVVRVSDALGIGDKVARTFPVCNIKG, from the coding sequence ATGAGCAACACGTTCGATGCTGACGGTATCACGCTCGAGCAAGTGCGTGAATTCGTCTGGGAGGTCCAAGAAGAGGGCGACATGCGCGTTCCTGCACGCGTCCTCGCGAGCGAGGCACTCCTCGAGGAGATTTCGGATGATAAAACGCTCGAGCAGATCACGAACACGACCCATCTGCCCGGCATCACGAACTACGCGATCTGTATGCCCGACGGCCATCAGGGCTATGGTTTCCCCGTCGGTGGGGTCGGTGCACTCGATGCCGAAAACGGCTGTATTTCGCCGGGAGCAGTCGGCTATGACATCAATTGCGGCGTCCGGATGATGCGGACGAACCTCACCTATGACGACCTGCAGGGCCGCGAGGAGGAACTCGTCGACTCGCTGTTTGCGAACGTTCCGTCAGGATTGGGCGGCGGCGGCATCGTCGAAGCCGGTGTTGACACTGTCGAAGAAATCTTAGAGCGCGGCGTCGAGTGGGCCGTCGAGAACGGCCACGGCGTCGAGGGTGACCTGCTGCATTGCGAGGATGAAGGGGTCCGAGCGGAAGCCGACGCCTCGAAAATCAGCCAGAAAGCCAAGGACCGCGGCAAGAACCAGATCGGCTCGCTCGGCTCGGGGAATCACTTCCTCGAGGTCCAGCGCGTGACTGACGTCTTCGACGACGAGGTGGGCGAGGCGTTCGGGCTCGAGGAGGACCAAATCGTCGTCCTCATCCACTGTGGCTCGCGCGGGCTGGGTCATCAGACGTGTAACGACTATCTGCGAAAGATCGAACAGCAACATCAGGGCCTCCTGAATCAGTTGCCGGACAAGGAACTCGCGGCTGCGCCTGCCGGCTCACAACTCGCCGAGGACTACTACGCAGCGATGAACGCGGCGATCAACTTCGCGTGGGTCAACCGCCAGCTCATCATGCACCGCACGCGAGAGGTCTTCGAGCGCGTGTTCGACCGCTCGTGGGAAGCCATGGAGATGGAACTCCTGTACGATGTGGCTCACAACATCGCGAAAAAGGAGACGCACACCGTAGAGGGTGAGGAGCGCAAACTGTTCGTCCACCGAAAGGGCGCGACTCGAGCCTTCCCGGCCGGTCACCCCGAAGTACCGGCCGCGTACCGCGACGTGGGCCAGCCAGTCATCATCCCTGGCAGCATGGGCGCGGGTAGCTACGTCCTCCGTGGCGGCGAGAATTCGATGGACCTCACGTTCGGCTCGACCGCCCACGGCGCGGGCCGACTGATGAGTCGCACGCAAGCGAAAAACGAGTTCTGGGGTGGCGACGTGCAGGATGAACTCGAGGAACAGGACCAGATTTACGTCAAGGCCCAGTCGGGCGCGACGGTCGCCGAGGAAGCGCCGGGCGTCTACAAGGACGTTGACGAAGTCGTCCGCGTCTCGGACGCGCTCGGAATCGGTGATAAGGTCGCACGGACGTTCCCGGTCTGTAACATCAAGGGCTGA
- a CDS encoding linear amide C-N hydrolase gives MCTRLTYLGPDGRVLTARSMDWKEDIGTNIWALPRGLEREGNVGPASLTWTADYGSVVATAYDIATTDGMNDAGLVANLLWLPESEYPDWDGETPAISISLWAQYMLDNFATVAEAVDHVESEEFAVVTEQVPGEDRLAALHLSLSDATGDSAIMEYVDGELVIHHSREYQVMTNSPTFDKQRALVEYWDDIGGTVMLPGTNRPADRFARARFYVDSIPQTDDRRAATASVLSVIRNVSVPYGISTPDEPHISSTRWRTVADHTDEIYYFESALMPNAFWVSLEELDLEAGADARVLRLGPDQSTVFAGDVSDQLEASDPFQFLGAATPSQ, from the coding sequence ATGTGTACGCGTCTTACCTATCTCGGGCCTGACGGGCGCGTCCTCACCGCTCGGTCGATGGACTGGAAAGAAGATATCGGGACCAACATCTGGGCGCTTCCGCGCGGCCTCGAGCGCGAGGGCAACGTCGGGCCAGCGTCGCTGACCTGGACGGCCGACTACGGCAGCGTGGTCGCGACGGCGTACGACATCGCGACGACGGACGGGATGAACGACGCTGGACTGGTTGCCAATCTGCTGTGGCTCCCCGAATCGGAATATCCGGATTGGGACGGTGAGACGCCAGCCATTTCGATTTCGCTGTGGGCGCAGTACATGCTCGATAACTTCGCGACCGTCGCGGAGGCGGTCGACCACGTCGAGAGCGAGGAATTTGCTGTCGTCACCGAGCAGGTGCCGGGCGAAGACCGACTGGCTGCGCTGCATCTCTCGCTGTCGGATGCGACCGGCGACAGCGCGATTATGGAGTATGTTGACGGCGAACTGGTGATCCACCACAGCCGCGAGTATCAGGTGATGACCAACTCACCAACGTTCGACAAACAACGCGCGCTTGTCGAATACTGGGACGACATCGGCGGCACAGTCATGCTTCCAGGGACGAACCGCCCAGCTGACCGCTTCGCTCGAGCGCGGTTCTACGTCGATTCGATTCCACAGACCGATGACCGTCGCGCTGCGACCGCGAGCGTGTTGAGCGTGATTCGAAACGTCTCGGTCCCCTACGGCATCAGTACGCCTGACGAGCCACACATCTCCTCGACGCGCTGGCGAACCGTCGCGGATCACACCGACGAGATTTACTATTTCGAATCGGCGCTCATGCCCAACGCGTTCTGGGTCTCACTCGAGGAACTCGATCTCGAGGCGGGTGCTGACGCTCGCGTGCTTCGATTAGGGCCCGATCAGTCGACCGTATTCGCGGGCGATGTGTCCGACCAACTGGAAGCGAGCGATCCGTTCCAGTTTCTCGGCGCGGCGACGCCCTCACAGTGA
- the moaA gene encoding GTP 3',8-cyclase MoaA — translation MLTDEFGREVTGVRVSLTDRCNFDCVYCHNEGLGDTRGPMDPQDDEMSTDDVVTFLEVAAEFGVDSVKFTGGEPMLRQDLEEIIQRTPEQMEVSLTTNGTFLPGRAEDLVDAGLERVNVSQDALDPEDFAAVTKSGAYDKVLEGVDAALNAGLDPVKLNMVVFEHTAGYVPEMVNHVAENEGLQLQLIEYMPELTGKPEWNIDIERVHGWLAKQATEIEYREMHNRKRYWIEHDDGEGRGMVEIVDPVENPTFCANCHRVRVTHKGYLKGCLNRNDDLKPMGEMTKPEIREAFRAVVSSRVPYYGEYMVKNDAGEWEVNDKYIEEFAGA, via the coding sequence ATGCTCACCGACGAGTTCGGACGCGAGGTCACCGGCGTCCGCGTTTCGCTTACCGATCGGTGTAATTTTGACTGTGTCTACTGTCACAACGAGGGATTGGGTGATACCCGCGGGCCGATGGACCCACAGGACGACGAGATGTCCACTGACGACGTCGTCACGTTTCTCGAGGTCGCCGCCGAGTTCGGCGTGGATTCGGTCAAGTTCACCGGTGGCGAGCCAATGCTGCGCCAGGATCTCGAAGAGATTATCCAGCGCACGCCCGAGCAAATGGAGGTCTCACTGACGACTAACGGCACCTTCCTGCCCGGTCGCGCTGAGGATCTCGTCGACGCCGGTCTCGAGCGGGTCAACGTCTCGCAGGACGCCCTCGATCCCGAGGATTTCGCTGCGGTCACGAAAAGCGGTGCCTATGACAAAGTTCTCGAGGGTGTCGACGCAGCCCTGAACGCAGGGCTGGACCCCGTCAAACTCAACATGGTCGTCTTCGAGCACACAGCGGGCTACGTCCCAGAAATGGTCAACCACGTCGCTGAAAACGAGGGACTCCAACTCCAGCTCATCGAGTACATGCCGGAACTCACCGGCAAGCCGGAGTGGAATATCGACATCGAGCGTGTTCACGGCTGGCTTGCTAAACAGGCCACAGAGATCGAGTACCGCGAGATGCACAACCGAAAACGCTACTGGATCGAACACGACGACGGTGAGGGCCGCGGCATGGTCGAAATCGTCGACCCCGTCGAGAATCCAACCTTCTGTGCGAACTGCCATCGCGTGCGCGTGACGCACAAAGGGTACTTGAAGGGCTGTCTGAATCGCAACGACGACCTCAAACCGATGGGCGAGATGACGAAACCCGAGATTCGCGAGGCCTTTCGTGCAGTTGTCTCGAGTCGGGTCCCCTACTACGGCGAGTACATGGTCAAAAACGACGCTGGAGAGTGGGAGGTCAACGACAAGTATATCGAAGAGTTTGCGGGCGCATGA
- a CDS encoding DUF58 domain-containing protein: MNYRQLALLGGLLLLAGAIGVAVGAITLSLHDGLIILVGLVALAVGLKSLLGRRGARVSTTPPEPERRAGVPAPGETISDAIGEFRSMTSEYSVGSRRIASGLRIAATGVLTRFEGHSREAAEAKLDDGTWTDDAAAGQFLAPERHHDRSLRDWLPKRLRRQESSFQSAVRHTSAAIANVGYNSEPLEGDGDGSNDDASPDSLPIYRGRRIDTQTASRTSTATIDGVELREQRSTEYWTGIGVVALFAVGIGAVAEAPAVALAGVIGVGYAGFAHAFEPPELEIDIERALSVTDPEPGEEVDITVTLTNESGRFIPDLRFIDGVPPGLAVTQGSSRLGTALRPQESVTLEYTVLVQRGTHTFDPALAIVRDLSRSREREYLVESETAIVCEPVLRPVGTSVPLRSTAASFSGRLMTSDGGSGTTFHSVREYRPNDPLSRIDWNRHAKTGELATLEFHEERAARVVVLVDARKTSFLAPDPDATHAVDRSVGAASRIAASLLAEGDTVGLAALGPVSRTGDRDADADPCWLAPASGRDHEVRLQDLLATHPQFDATRPESESRWLPQLRTLRRRLSAETQIIFLSPLCDTGSVTIARQLESRGHPVTVVSPDPTTEETASQQLAAVARRVRRFDLQRIGIPVIDWPDDESIDEVFARHAGGRR, translated from the coding sequence ATGAACTATCGACAGCTTGCGCTTCTTGGTGGCCTTCTTTTGCTGGCCGGTGCAATCGGCGTTGCCGTTGGGGCGATCACGCTATCGCTCCACGACGGGCTCATCATCCTCGTCGGGCTGGTCGCACTCGCCGTTGGTCTCAAATCGCTCCTGGGACGGCGTGGCGCTCGAGTGAGCACTACCCCACCAGAACCGGAGCGACGGGCTGGCGTCCCCGCACCTGGTGAGACCATCTCGGATGCGATCGGTGAATTTCGCTCGATGACCTCGGAGTACAGCGTCGGGAGCCGGCGAATCGCCAGTGGGCTTCGTATCGCCGCCACAGGAGTCCTTACCCGCTTTGAAGGCCACTCTCGAGAAGCCGCCGAGGCCAAACTCGACGATGGGACGTGGACGGACGATGCAGCAGCCGGCCAGTTCCTCGCCCCCGAACGCCATCACGACCGGTCGCTTCGAGACTGGCTGCCGAAGCGACTGCGCCGACAGGAGTCGTCGTTTCAGTCCGCCGTTCGTCACACCTCCGCAGCGATTGCAAACGTCGGCTACAACAGCGAGCCACTCGAGGGAGACGGCGACGGGAGTAACGACGATGCGTCGCCAGACTCGCTTCCGATCTACCGTGGCCGACGAATCGACACGCAGACAGCCTCGAGAACGTCGACAGCCACTATTGATGGGGTCGAACTCCGCGAGCAGCGCTCGACGGAGTATTGGACCGGCATTGGCGTTGTGGCCCTGTTTGCCGTCGGAATCGGTGCTGTCGCCGAAGCGCCCGCCGTTGCACTCGCTGGCGTCATCGGCGTTGGCTACGCCGGCTTCGCACACGCGTTCGAACCACCCGAACTGGAGATAGACATCGAGCGAGCGCTGAGCGTCACCGATCCCGAACCCGGCGAGGAAGTCGACATCACTGTCACGCTCACCAATGAGAGCGGTCGGTTCATCCCTGACCTGCGATTTATCGACGGTGTCCCACCCGGACTTGCCGTCACACAGGGCTCGAGTCGGCTTGGAACAGCACTTCGCCCACAGGAATCCGTGACGCTCGAGTATACGGTCCTCGTCCAGCGTGGAACGCACACGTTCGATCCGGCGCTGGCGATCGTTCGCGACCTCTCGCGCTCGCGCGAGCGCGAGTACCTCGTTGAAAGCGAGACAGCAATCGTCTGTGAGCCAGTGTTGCGTCCGGTTGGGACCTCGGTCCCGCTGCGCTCGACTGCCGCCTCGTTTTCGGGGCGGCTCATGACCAGCGACGGCGGCTCCGGGACGACGTTCCACTCGGTTCGTGAGTACCGGCCGAACGACCCGCTCTCGAGAATCGACTGGAATCGCCACGCAAAGACGGGCGAACTCGCCACGCTCGAGTTCCACGAGGAACGCGCGGCCCGCGTTGTGGTGCTCGTCGATGCACGGAAAACCTCGTTCCTCGCGCCTGATCCCGACGCGACCCACGCCGTTGATCGCTCCGTCGGAGCGGCTAGCCGAATCGCCGCGTCGCTGCTTGCAGAAGGCGATACTGTCGGCCTCGCCGCACTCGGCCCTGTGAGCCGAACTGGCGACCGTGACGCTGACGCAGATCCCTGCTGGCTCGCTCCGGCGTCGGGGCGCGACCACGAGGTCCGCTTACAGGACTTGCTCGCGACGCATCCGCAGTTCGACGCTACCCGGCCCGAATCGGAGAGTCGCTGGCTCCCACAGCTCCGGACCCTGCGTCGACGCCTCTCGGCGGAAACGCAGATTATCTTCCTCTCGCCGCTGTGTGACACCGGCTCGGTTACCATTGCCCGCCAACTCGAGTCGCGGGGTCATCCTGTCACCGTCGTTAGTCCGGATCCAACAACCGAGGAGACAGCGAGTCAGCAACTCGCTGCGGTTGCTCGGCGTGTCCGACGATTCGACCTGCAGCGAATCGGCATTCCAGTCATCGACTGGCCCGACGACGAGTCAATTGATGAAGTCTTTGCACGACATGCAGGTGGTCGTCGATGA